A window of Chloroflexota bacterium contains these coding sequences:
- a CDS encoding cupin domain-containing protein codes for MMRPMALLRVAALAAALLVVPAGAAAYGEATHTTITIERRMAADDSPPLADLYQSVLSFEPGSWTALHAHTGGSYNTVLRGSVTLRIGDTDRTFGPGEGWSDEPGVLHVAGNVGDVPAELIATMVVERGIPPARIVETDEDTAPPVPDALAMTKSLSVLPAGPLDVLEQSVTLDPSAEVALPIPQGPRLVGVLDGSLTVTIDGVAHAFEAGGGWSEPMGASYAYVTGEQGVRLAMTTLIPRQASLTAGR; via the coding sequence GTGATGCGTCCGATGGCGTTGCTCCGTGTTGCCGCGCTGGCCGCTGCCCTGCTCGTCGTGCCCGCGGGCGCTGCTGCCTACGGCGAGGCCACCCACACCACCATCACCATCGAGCGCCGCATGGCAGCCGATGACTCGCCGCCGCTGGCCGATCTGTATCAGTCAGTGCTGTCCTTCGAGCCGGGTAGTTGGACGGCGCTGCACGCCCACACCGGCGGCAGCTACAACACGGTGCTGCGCGGGAGTGTCACCCTCCGCATCGGCGACACGGACCGGACGTTTGGTCCGGGCGAAGGCTGGTCCGACGAGCCGGGCGTCCTGCATGTGGCGGGCAACGTCGGCGACGTGCCCGCCGAGCTGATCGCCACAATGGTCGTGGAGCGGGGCATCCCACCGGCCCGCATCGTCGAGACCGACGAGGACACCGCCCCGCCGGTGCCGGACGCCCTGGCGATGACGAAGAGCCTGTCCGTCCTGCCGGCGGGGCCGCTGGACGTGCTGGAGCAGTCAGTTACGCTGGACCCGAGCGCGGAGGTCGCGCTGCCGATCCCGCAGGGGCCGCGTCTGGTGGGCGTGCTCGACGGCAGTCTGACCGTCACCATCGACGGCGTGGCCCATGCCTTTGAGGCGGGCGGCGGCTGGTCCGAGCCGATGGGGGCGTCCTATGCCTACGTCACCGGGGAGCAGGGCGTCCGCCTCGCGATGACGACCCTGATTCCGCGTCAGGCGTCGCTGACGGCCGGCCGGTAG
- a CDS encoding MFS transporter: MATFSVIWLGQVVSMVGSGLTEFGLGVWVFQRTGAATDYALIALCISLPQVLVAPLAGTIVDRADRRRVMLLADCGAALSTLVVAALAWGGQLQTWHVYATVLATSTCAALQYPAYAALMARLVPTRHLGRANGMVEMAWSGSLIVAPLLAAALISWVSLPGLLLVDLATFGVGVATLMLARIPGGARPEPVQAASHHRAGLMAELREGWGFIAERPGLRGLLVFSTLVSLSAGTFNALFAPMILSTESASVLGGLASAGGCGMLAGGLLLTAWGGPRRRLLGACGASILLGLAMVTIGWHPTWIVLALAVGLYFGTLPFVNGCEQTIWQAATPDGLQGRVLSVRRAVEHGAAMLAYLAAGPLADRVLEPLLASSGTLASSVGVWIGTGPGRGIGLLLVVMGLLAVATALAAVRSRRLRSLEDAGETSASRVGSPVPQPECVVQLNASLS, translated from the coding sequence ATGGCGACCTTCAGCGTGATCTGGCTCGGACAGGTCGTCTCGATGGTCGGATCCGGCCTGACCGAGTTCGGCCTTGGCGTCTGGGTCTTCCAGCGGACCGGGGCTGCCACCGACTATGCGCTGATCGCGCTCTGCATCAGCCTGCCGCAGGTGCTGGTCGCGCCGCTGGCGGGCACCATCGTCGACCGCGCAGACCGCCGCCGCGTGATGCTGCTCGCCGACTGTGGCGCGGCGCTGAGCACCCTGGTCGTCGCGGCGCTCGCCTGGGGCGGTCAACTGCAGACATGGCACGTCTACGCAACCGTCCTGGCAACGTCGACCTGTGCCGCCCTCCAGTATCCCGCCTATGCCGCGCTGATGGCGCGGCTCGTTCCTACCAGGCACCTCGGCCGGGCGAACGGCATGGTCGAGATGGCATGGTCTGGCAGCCTGATCGTCGCGCCACTGCTCGCCGCCGCGCTGATCTCGTGGGTGTCGCTGCCGGGGCTGCTCCTGGTCGACCTGGCGACCTTCGGCGTGGGCGTGGCGACGCTGATGCTGGCGCGCATCCCGGGCGGCGCGCGGCCAGAGCCTGTGCAGGCCGCGTCCCACCATCGGGCCGGCCTGATGGCCGAGCTTCGTGAGGGCTGGGGCTTCATCGCGGAACGTCCGGGGCTGCGCGGCCTGCTGGTGTTCTCGACGCTCGTCAGTCTGAGCGCCGGCACGTTCAACGCCCTGTTCGCCCCGATGATCCTCAGCACGGAGTCCGCCTCGGTGCTGGGCGGACTGGCGTCGGCGGGCGGCTGCGGCATGCTGGCCGGCGGCCTCTTGCTGACCGCCTGGGGCGGGCCACGCCGCCGACTGCTCGGCGCGTGCGGCGCGAGCATCCTGCTCGGCCTCGCGATGGTGACCATCGGATGGCATCCGACCTGGATCGTGCTGGCGCTGGCCGTCGGCCTCTATTTCGGGACGTTGCCGTTCGTGAACGGCTGCGAACAGACGATCTGGCAGGCTGCGACGCCAGACGGATTGCAGGGGCGGGTGCTCTCCGTCCGGCGAGCGGTCGAGCATGGCGCGGCGATGCTGGCGTACCTTGCGGCCGGACCACTGGCCGACCGCGTGCTTGAGCCGTTGCTGGCTTCGTCTGGCACGCTCGCTTCGAGCGTTGGCGTCTGGATCGGGACCGGGCCGGGGCGCGGCATCGGGCTGCTGCTCGTGGTGATGGGGCTGCTTGCGGTAGCGACGGCGCTGGCGGCCGTGCGCTCGCGGCGGCTGCGCTCGTTGGAGGACGCAGGGGAGACGTCAGCCTCTCGCGTGGGCAGTCCGGTCCCGCAGCCTGAGTGCGTCGTGCAGCTAAACGCGTCGCTCAGCTGA
- a CDS encoding amidohydrolase, whose translation MRTLIANVFVYVSDAAETMVHDGAILIEDSRIVEVGAGDALAGRFVDRVIDAHGMVALPGFINCHAHATLSANRADSDDLELFPWLLDGARVRTPHPDDAVYSAYLGAFEMVRGGITYVVECGRREPYLYAKIAREIGQRCLSGAMANSEELRPGAGNWPVIVQDTERAMAQAPQDDTLMTRYFLGAHSPYSCTPGLLRKVKQEADRLGLLFDIHLAECQDEMDIIQQRHGTTPLRLAHDLGLLDRRTILNHAVWISEDEIPILAASGASVAHCPISNGKLASGVAPVTRFRAQGVPVGLGTDSTVSNNTLNIWEEMKVSLLLQRATSHNARQLTARDALAMATREAARVVGLEDDLGSLEVGKRADIQLVALEHPRGLTPARVRSDLVWATRPEQVQLVMVNGEVVYEDGAFTRVDEPGIQAAARAHFARRERGET comes from the coding sequence ATGCGGACGCTGATCGCCAACGTCTTCGTGTACGTCTCCGACGCTGCTGAAACGATGGTGCACGACGGTGCGATCTTGATCGAGGATAGCCGGATCGTGGAGGTGGGCGCGGGCGACGCCCTGGCTGGACGCTTCGTGGACCGGGTGATCGACGCGCATGGCATGGTCGCCCTGCCCGGGTTCATCAACTGCCACGCTCACGCCACCCTCTCGGCCAACCGGGCGGACTCTGACGACCTGGAGCTGTTTCCCTGGCTCCTGGATGGCGCGCGGGTCCGCACGCCGCACCCCGACGACGCGGTGTACTCGGCGTACCTCGGCGCGTTCGAGATGGTCCGGGGCGGCATCACCTACGTCGTGGAGTGCGGCCGGCGCGAGCCGTACCTCTACGCGAAGATCGCGCGGGAGATCGGGCAGCGCTGCCTGAGCGGCGCGATGGCCAACTCCGAAGAGCTGCGGCCAGGGGCCGGCAACTGGCCGGTTATCGTCCAGGACACCGAGCGCGCGATGGCCCAGGCGCCCCAGGACGACACCCTGATGACGCGCTACTTCCTGGGCGCGCACTCGCCGTACTCGTGTACGCCTGGCTTGCTGCGCAAGGTCAAGCAGGAGGCCGACCGCCTCGGGCTGCTGTTCGACATCCACCTCGCCGAGTGCCAGGACGAGATGGACATCATCCAGCAGCGCCACGGCACGACGCCGCTGCGGCTGGCCCACGATCTCGGACTGCTGGACCGGCGAACGATCCTCAACCACGCCGTCTGGATCTCCGAGGACGAGATCCCGATACTGGCGGCCAGCGGCGCGAGCGTGGCCCACTGCCCGATCAGCAACGGCAAGCTGGCGAGCGGCGTCGCCCCGGTGACCCGGTTCCGGGCGCAGGGCGTGCCGGTGGGCCTTGGGACGGACAGCACCGTCAGCAACAACACGCTCAACATCTGGGAAGAGATGAAGGTCTCGCTGCTGTTGCAGCGGGCGACCAGCCACAACGCCCGCCAACTGACGGCGCGCGACGCCCTGGCGATGGCAACGCGCGAGGCGGCGAGGGTTGTCGGCCTCGAAGACGACCTGGGATCGCTGGAGGTCGGCAAGCGGGCCGACATCCAACTGGTCGCACTGGAGCATCCGCGCGGGCTGACCCCTGCGCGGGTGCGCTCCGATCTGGTCTGGGCGACGCGCCCGGAGCAGGTCCAGCTCGTCATGGTCAACGGCGAGGTGGTCTACGAAGACGGCGCGTTCACGCGGGTGGACGAGCCAGGCATCCAGGCGGCGGCGCGGGCGCACTTCGCGCGGCGCGAGCGCGGCGAGACGTAG
- a CDS encoding ABC transporter permease: protein MSSAATAATSAVVTPAEPARRPRRRPAPPTFAVGVLGLIVLAGILAPLVAPHDAEAPSLAVRALPPASTAEGGFYLLGTDALGRDLLSRVIFGARVSLVVGICSMAIGGTLGTLLGLLAGFYGRKVDAIITRLADLQLSIPFLILAISIMSVLGAGLSKVILVLGLTSWIMYARVVRGEVLAVRGRDYVLAARALGASDGLLLRRHILPNVSTSAIVIGTFEIARAILSEASLSFLGLGVQPPTPSWGGMVADGREYLTTAWWIATWPGVFIAITVMSINLMGDWLRDVLDPVSRGRGG from the coding sequence CCGACGTTCGCCGTCGGCGTGCTGGGGCTGATCGTCCTGGCTGGCATCCTCGCGCCGCTGGTCGCCCCCCACGACGCCGAAGCGCCGTCGCTGGCGGTCCGGGCGCTGCCGCCGGCCAGCACCGCCGAGGGCGGTTTCTACCTGCTCGGCACCGACGCCCTGGGCCGCGATCTCCTGAGTCGGGTGATCTTCGGCGCGCGGGTCTCGCTGGTGGTCGGCATCTGCTCGATGGCCATCGGCGGGACGCTCGGCACGCTGCTCGGGCTGCTGGCCGGCTTCTACGGTCGGAAGGTGGACGCGATCATCACGCGGCTGGCCGACCTCCAGTTGAGCATCCCGTTCCTGATCCTGGCGATCTCGATCATGTCGGTGCTCGGGGCCGGGCTGAGCAAGGTGATCCTGGTGCTCGGGCTGACCTCGTGGATCATGTACGCCAGGGTGGTGCGCGGCGAGGTGCTGGCCGTCCGTGGACGCGACTACGTCCTGGCGGCGCGGGCGCTCGGGGCGTCGGACGGGCTGCTGCTGCGACGGCACATCCTGCCGAACGTCTCGACCTCGGCCATCGTGATCGGGACGTTCGAGATCGCGCGGGCGATCCTCAGCGAGGCGAGCCTCAGCTTCCTGGGGCTGGGCGTCCAGCCGCCCACGCCCTCCTGGGGTGGGATGGTGGCGGACGGCCGCGAGTACCTGACAACCGCCTGGTGGATCGCCACCTGGCCGGGCGTGTTCATCGCCATCACGGTGATGTCGATCAACCTGATGGGCGACTGGCTGCGCGACGTGCTGGACCCGGTCAGCCGAGGGCGCGGCGGGTGA